From Salvia splendens isolate huo1 chromosome 3, SspV2, whole genome shotgun sequence, a single genomic window includes:
- the LOC121796063 gene encoding ATP-citrate synthase beta chain protein 2-like, translating into MATGQLFSKTTQALFYNYKQLPIQRMLDFDFLCGRETPSVAGIINPGSEGFQKLFFGQEEIAIPVHSAIEAACAAHPKADVFINFASFRSAAASSMAALKQPTIKVVAIIAEGVPESDAKQLIAYAKANNKVVIGPATVGGIQAGAFKIGDTAGTIDNIIQCKLYRPGSVGFVSKSGGMSNELYNTVARVTDGIYEGIAIGGDVFPGSTLSDHVLRFNNIPQVKMIVVLGELGGRDEYSLVEALKQGKISKPVVAWVSGTCATLFKSEVQFGHAGAKSGGEMESAQAKNEALREAGAVVPTSFEAFEGAIKEAFEKLAEAGKISQVKEVKPPQIPEDLSSAIKSGKVRAPTHIISTISDDRGEEPMYAGVPMSSIVEQGLGVGDVISLLWFKRSLPRYCTRFIEICVMLCADHGPCVSGAHNTIVTARAGKDLVSSLVSGLLTIGPRFGGAIDDAARYFKDAYDKGLTPYEFVESMKKKGIRVPGIGHRIKRGDNRDKRVELLQLFARTNFPSVKYMEYAVEVETYTLSKANNLVLNVDGAIGSLFLDLLAGSGMFTKQEIDEIVGIGYLNGLFVLARSIGLIGHTFDQKRLKQPLYRHPWEDVLYTK; encoded by the exons ATGGCGACCGGACAGCTTTTCTCGAAAACCACTCAAGCATTGTTTTATAATTACAAGCAACTGCCGATTCAGCGGATGCTTGATTTTGATTTCCTTTGTG GCAGGGAAACACCATCTGTTGCTGGAATTATAAATCCTGGTTCTGAGGGATTCCAGAAACTATTTTTTGGTCAAGAGGAAATTGCGATTCCAGTCCATTCTGC TATCGAAGCCGCTTGTGCTGCGCATCCGAAAGCTGATGTTTTCATTAACTTTGCATCATTCAGAAG TGCTGCAGCTTCATCTATGGCTGCTCTCAAGCAGCCAACAATCAAAGTTGTGGCCATTATAGCTGAAGGTGTCCCTGAGTCTGACGCCAAGCAGTTGATTGCCTATGCCAAAGCAAACAACAAG GTTGTCATTGGTCCAGCAACAGTCGGAGGTATTCAAGCTGGTGCATTTAAGATCGGTGATACTGCTGGGACAATTGATAATATTATACAGTGCAAACTGTACAGGCCAGGGTCTGTTGGCTTCGTATCAAAATCT GGTGGTATGTCTAATGAATTATACAACACAGTTGCTCGTGTCACAGACGGGATATATGAAG GTATTGCAATTGGAGGAGATGTGTTTCCTGGCTCAACACTTTCTGATCATGTCTTGCGATTCAACAACATTCCTCAG GTTAAAATGATAGTCGTTCTCGGGGAGCTTGGTGGACGTGATGAATATTCCCTTGTTGAGGCCCTTAAACAGGGGAAAATCAGTAAACCAGTCGTTGCATGGGTCAGTGGAACTTGTGCTACACTCTTCAAGTCAGAAGTACAATTCGGTCATGCG GGGGCAAAGAGCGGTGGAGAGATGGAATCTGCACAGGCCAAGAATGAAGCACTCAGAGAAGCTGGAGCTGTTGTTCCCACTTCTTTTGAGGCATTTGAAGGTGCAATCAAGGAAGCATTCGAGAAATTG GCTGAGGCAGGAAAGATTTCCCAAGTAAAGGAGGTAAAACCCCCTCAAATACCGGAGGATCTTAGCAGTGCCATTAAGAGTGGAAAAGTTCGAGCTCCAACACATATTATTTCGACAATCTCTGATGATAGAG GTGAAGAGCCAATGTATGCTGGTGTCCCTATGTCATCCATTGTTGAACAAGGATTAGGTGTTGGTGACGTCATCTCTTTGTTGTGGTTCAAACGAAGCCTCCCACGTTACTGCACACGCTTTATTGAG ATTTGTGTCATGCTGTGTGCTGACCATGGTCCCTGCGTCTCTGGTGCTCATAACACCATTGTTACAGCCAGAGCTGGAAAAGACCTCGTTTCCAGTCTTGTCTCAG GTTTATTGACAATTGGACCACGATTTGGTGGTGCTATTGATGATGCTGCTCGTTACTTCAAGGATGCTTATGACAAG GGtcttactccttatgagtttgTCGAAAGCATGAAAAAGAAGGGCATTCGCGTTCCTGGCATTGGGCACAG AATCAAGAGGGGTGACAACAGAGATAAGAGAGTCGAGTTACTTCAACTATTTGCACGCACCAACTTTCCATCTGTGAAATACATGGAATATGCAGTTGAAGTTGAAACCTACACCCTTTCAAAGGCGAACAACCTTGTCCTCAACGTCGATGGTGCCATTGGTTCCCTATTCTTGGACCTTCTTGCTGGTAGTGGCATGTTCACGAAGCAAGAAATTGATGAGATTGTTGGCATTGGCTACCTCAATGGCCTCTTCGTGCTGGCTCGTTCCATAGGTCTCATTGG GCACACTTTTGACCAGAAGCGTCTGAAACAGCCTCTCTACCGTCACCCATGGGAAGATGTGCTCTACACCAAGTAA
- the LOC121793956 gene encoding peroxidase 29, with protein MDLRLLMLSASIVMLGVECEGAGRLSLDFYKESCPQVENIVRAGVHTASIFDPTTSAALLRLLFHDCQVQGCDASILLDARNEPSEVASSKSFGIRKRNIVDLIKASLEQVCPGQVSCADVLVLAARDAVSLSGGPRIDVPLGRRDSRGPPNVRLADSSLPPNDIGLEGTLKLFSKKGMTVEETVAILGAHTLGITHCFSLRSRLYKPGSAINAGFVNTLKLKCPPYEGNTTSKIKFVVNDLTPIQFDNEYFMNTMRGRGVLKIDAALPLDSRTRPFVEKFASDHNAFYRAFSSAFVKLSSSNVLIGNQGVIRRICNRVD; from the exons atggaTTTGAGATTATTAATGTTGAGTGCAAGTATAGTTATGTTAGGGGTAGAGTGTGAGGGTGCAGGAAGATTGTCCCTTGATTTCTATAAAGAATCATGCCCACAAGTTGAGAATATTGTCCGAGCAGGAGTGCATACTGCCTCGATCTTCGATCCCACCACCTCCGCCGCTCTCTTGCGCCTTCTCTTTCACGACTGTCAAGTCCAG GGTTGTGATGCCTCAATCCTTCTCGATGCACGTAACGAGCCGTCTGAGGTAGCCTCGTCAAAAAGTTTTGGGATTAGAAAGAGAAACATCGTCGACCTTATTAAAGCATCGTTGGAACAAGTATGCCCGGGACAGGTTTCATGTGCTGACGTCCTAGTCTTGGCCGCGCGAGACGCGGTCTCGCTATCTGGAGGACCGAGAATCGATGTCCCTTTGGGTCGCAGGGATTCTCGTGGCCCTCCAAACGTTAGGTTGGCTGATTCTTCGTTGCCACCTAACGATATTGGGCTCGAGGGCACCCTCAAGCTCTTCTCCAAAAAAGGCATGACCGTTGAAGAGACGGTTGCCATTTTAG GGGCTCATACCCTTGGAATCACACATTGTTTCAGCCTTAGGAGCCGTTTATACAAGCCCGGCAGTGCAATAAATGCCGGGTTTGTAAACACATTGAAGTTGAAGTGCCCACCTTATGAGGGCAACACAACTTCGAAAATCAAGTTCGTTGTAAATGATCTGACCCCCATACAGTTTGACAACGAGTACTTTATGAACACAATGCGGGGCCGAGGTGTGCTAAAGATAGATGCTGCATTGCCTTTGGATTCAAGAACTAGGCCATTTGTTGAGAAGTTTGCTAGTGATCACAATGCATTTTATAGAGCTTTTTCATCGGCTTTTGTTAAGCTCTCTTCTTCTAATGTTCTAATAGGAAATCAAGGTGTGATTAGAAGGATTTGTAATCGAGTTGATTGA
- the LOC121796062 gene encoding phytochrome B-like, with translation MSTSESKEINQNQSPAAQSSAAGEQRRNSTTNKGKGGDSVSKAMAQYTVDARLHSVFELSGESGKSFDYSQSFRTGNQSVSEQQITAYFSKIQRGGHIQPFGCMIAVDERSFRVIAYSANACEMLALTPQSVPSLEKLETLTIGTDVRSLFTPSSSVLLERAFGAREITLLNPVWIHSKNSGKPFYAILHRIDVGIVIDLEPARKEDPALSIAGAVQSQKLAVRAISHLQSLPGGDIKLLCDTVVECLRELTGFDRVMVYKFHEDEHGEVVAECKRADLDPYLGLHYPSTDIPQASRFLFKQNRVRLIVDCSAKPVTVIQDEALLQPLCLVGSTLRAPHGCHAQYMANMGSVASLTLAVVINGNGKDGVGGRNTMRLWGLVVGHHSSARYIPFPLRYACEFLIQAFGLQLNMELQLASQFSEKLVLRTQTLLCDMLLRDSPSGIVTQSPSIMDLVKCDGAALYYQGRYHPLGVTPTEVQIKDILQWLLASHEGSTGLSTDSLADAGYPGAASLGNAVCGMAVAYITSRDFLFWFRSHTAKEMKWGGAKHHPQDKDDGLRMHPRSSFNAFLEVVKSRSLPWENAELDAIHSLQLILRESFQDGDGSNSKAVVARQGGDLELQGIDELSSVAREMVRLIETATTPIFAVDCEGRINGWNAKVAELTGLSVEEAMGKSLVHDLVHEESEEVADKLLFHALRGKEEKNVELKLRTFGTEASKKAIFLVVNACSSKDYTDKIVGVCFVGQDVTGQKLVFDKCINIQGDYKAIIHNPNTLIPPIFASDENTSCYEWNTAMQKLTGWSREDIIGKMLVGEIFGSCCRLKGPDALTKFMIVLHKALGGQDTDEFPFSFFDRSGKYVNALLTANKRVNAEGHIVGAFCFLQIANPELQQAIRIQRQKEKNSVSKMKELAYICQEIRNPLSGIRFANSVLESTNLTEDQKQFLETSAACERQLLKIMKDVELEKIEDGSMELEKTEFLLGSVIDAVVSQAMFLLRERGLQLIHDIPEEVKTLGVYGDQFRIQQIFADFLLNMVQYAPTSKGWIEMQLSPNLKQISESMATMHIEFRITCPGEGLPPELVQDMFQNGRWATQEGLGLSMCKKLLKLMNGEVQYIRESDKSFFLIVLDLPMSSRALMSID, from the exons atgtctACCTCAGAAAGCAAGGAGATTAACCAAAATCAGAGCCCCGCAGCTCAATCCTCAGCTGCAGGAGAGCAGCGCCGCAATTCCACCACGAATAAGGGTAAGGGCGGCGATTCAGTCAGCAAGGCTATGGCGCAGTACACTGTGGACGCGAGGCTGCACTCGGTTTTCGAGCTATCCGGTGAGTCTGGGAAATCATTTGATTACTCTCAAAGCTTTAGAACCGGCAATCAATCCGTCTCCGAACAGCAGATCACAGCTTATTTCTCGAAAATTCAGCGCGGAGGTCACATTCAGCCGTTTGGCTGTATGATAGCCGTCGATGAACGGAGTTTTCGTGTCATTGCTTACTCGGCAAATGCCTGCGAAATGCTGGCCTTGACGCCTCAGTCAGTTCCAAGTCTTGAAAAGCTCGAAACTCTGACAATTGGCACTGATGTCAGGAGCCTCTTCACCCCTTCGAGCTCGGTTCTGCTCGAGAGGGCGTTTGGGGCGCGGGAGATCACTTTATTGAATCCAGTCTGGATTCATTCCAAGAACTCCGGGAAGCCCTTTTATGCGATTTTGCATAGGATAGATGTAGGGATAGTGATAGATTTAGAGCCTGCTAGGAAGGAGGACCCTGCTCTTTCCATAGCTGGAGCTGTACAGTCTCAGAAGCTTGCTGTGAGAGCCATTTCACATTTGCAGTCTCTCCCTGGTGGGGACATTAAGCTTTTGTGTGACACAGTAGTTGAGTGTTTGAGGGAGCTAACCGGGTTTGATCGGGTTATGGTTTATAAGTTTCATGAGGATGAGCATGGTGAGGTTGTGGCGGAGTGTAAGAGAGCTGATTTGGATCCTTATCTTGGATTGCATTATCCCTCAACGGACATTCCTCAGGCTTCAAGGTTTCTTTTTAAGCAGAATAGAGTTAGGTTAATTGTAGATTGTTCAGCTAAGCCGGTCACAGTTATTCAGGACGAAGCATTGCTGCAGCCTTTGTGTTTGGTAGGTTCAACACTGAGGGCACCTCATGGTTGCCATGCTCAGTACATGGCGAATATGGGGTCGGTTGCTTCTTTAACTTTGGCCGTTGTTATCAATGGAAACGGAAAAGATGGTGTTGGAGGGAGAAACACAATGAGACTATGGGGATTGGTTGTTGGTCATCACTCTTCTGCTCGCTATATCCCATTCCCTCTTCGTTACGCTTGTGAGTTCCTGATTCAGGCTTTCGGACTTCAACTGAATATGGAGCTACAGTTGGCATCACAGTTTTCGGAGAAGCTTGTTTTAAGGACGCAGACTTTGTTGTGTGATATGCTGCTTCGAGATTCGCCTAGTGGGATTGTTACACAGAGCCCTAGCATTATGGATCTCGTGAAATGTGATGGAGCAGCTCTTTACTACCAAGGGAGGTATCACCCTTTGGGAGTCACACCTACTGAGGTGCAGATTAAGGATATTCTGCAATGGTTGCTGGCGTCTCACGAGGGTTCGACTGGTTTGAGCACGGATAGTTTAGCTGATGCAGGGTATCCTGGGGCTGCCTCTTTAGGCAATGCTGTGTGTGGAATGGCTGTTGCGTATATCACTTCACGGGATTTCTTGTTCTGGTTTCGTTCCCATACTGCAAAGGAGATGAAATGGGGCGGAGCAAAGCATCATCCACAGGATAAAGATGACGGCTTGAGAATGCATCCTCGCTCCTCATTCAATGCATTTCTAGAAGTTGTTAAGAGCCGGAGTCTTCCTTGGGAGAATGCGGAGTTGGATGCAATTCACTCTCTCCAACTAATTTTGAGAGAGTCGTTTCAAGATGGCGATGGAAGCAATTCTAAGGCGGTTGTAGCAAGACAGGGAGGGGACTTGGAATTACAAGGGATTGATGAGCTTAGTTCTGTAGCCAGGGAAATGGTTAGGTTGATAGAGACTGCAACAACTCCTATATTTGCCGTTGACTGTGAAGGCCGCATAAATGGGTGGAATGCAAAAGTTGCTGAGTTAACCGGACTATCCGTTGAGGAAGCAATGGGGAAGTCCTTGGTTCACGATCTTGTTCATGAAGAATCCGAAGAAGTGGCTGACAAACTTCTGTTTCATGCTCTTAGAG GCAAGGAAGAAAAGAATGTAGAATTAAAGTTGAGGACATTTGGTACTGAAGCAAGCAAAAAGGCTATATTTTTGGTGGTCAATGCTTGTTCTAGCAAGGATTATACGGACAAGATAGTTGGTGTGTGCTTTGTTGGTCAGGATGTCACGGGTCAGAAACTGGTGTTCGATAAGTGTATCAATATTCAAGGCGATTACAAAGCAATTATACACAACCCAAACACTCTAATTCCACCTATATTTGCTTCGGATGAGAACACATCTTGCTATGAGTGGAATACCGCTATGCAGAAGCTGACCGGGTGGAGTAGGGAGGACATCATTGGAAAGATGTTGGTTGGGGAAATATTTGGGAGTTGTTGTCGGCTCAAGGGACCGGATGCATTGACAAAATTCATGATTGTCTTGCACAAAGCACTCGGAGGTCAGGATACGGACGAGTTcccgttttccttttttgaccGAAGTGGTAAGTATGTAAATGCTCTGTTGACTGCCAACAAGAGGGTGAATGCGGAGGGCCATATTGTCGGAGCCTTTTGTTTCTTGCAGATTGCAAATcccgagctgcaacaagccatcAGAATCCAGAGGCAAAAGGAAAAGAACAGTGTTTCAAAGATGAAAGAGCTCGCTTACATTTGTCAGGAAATTAGAAATCCATTAAGTGGTATACGTTTTGCTAATTCGGTTCTGGAAAGCACGAATTTGACAGAAGACCAGAAACAGTTTCTTGAGACCAGTGCTGCATGTGAGAGGCAGTTATTAAAGATTATGAAGGATGTTGAACTTGAAAAAATTGAGGATGG TTCAATGGAGCTCGAGAAAACTGAGTTTCTACTTGGGAGTGTAATCGATGCTGTTGTTAGCCAAGCAATGTTCTTGCTTAGAGAAAGAGGTCTGCAGTTGATCCACGATATACCAGAGGAAGTCAAGACACTTGGAGTCTACGGTGATCAATTTAGAATTCAACAAATCTTTGCTGATTTCTTACTGAACATGGTGCAGTATGCACCAACCTCAAAAGGTTGGATAGAAATGCAACTCAGTCCAAACTTGAAGCAAATTTCTGAATCAATGGCCACAATGCACATTGAATTTAG GATAACGTGCCCTGGCGAAGGTCTTCCTCCTGAACTCGTCCAAGACATGTTCCAAAACGGGCGATGGGCAACTCAGGAAGGCCTAGGATTGAGCATGTGCAAGAAACTCTTGAAGCTTATGAATGGAGAAGTTCAATATATCAGAGAATCAGATAAATCCTTTTTTCTCATCGTTCTCGATCTGCCTATGTCCAGCAGGGCCTTAATGAGTATCGACTGA